From a single Candidatus Hydrogenedentota bacterium genomic region:
- a CDS encoding ZIP family metal transporter, producing MRFFLELNPIVQALLATLFTWFVTALGASLVFFTRTINQRLLDGMLGMAAGVMIAASFWSLLAPAIELSGELGMPEWLPAAIGFLAGGAFLWTVDKILPHLHEGFAMSEAEGIKTSWQRSTLLVLAITLHNIPEGLAVGVAFGAVAHGIPGAAMGGAIALALGIGLQNFPEGAAVSMPLRREGASMKKSFFCGQLSGAVEPVAGVLGAAAVLFMRPILPYALAFAAGAMIFVVVEELIPEAQRKGDTDIPTVGAMAGFTIMMILDVALG from the coding sequence ATGCGTTTTTTTCTTGAACTGAATCCGATTGTCCAGGCGTTGCTGGCGACTCTATTTACATGGTTTGTCACGGCGCTGGGCGCCAGCCTGGTTTTTTTTACGCGGACAATCAACCAGCGGCTGCTCGACGGGATGCTGGGCATGGCGGCCGGCGTGATGATTGCCGCGAGTTTCTGGTCGCTGCTTGCGCCGGCCATCGAACTGAGCGGCGAACTGGGTATGCCCGAATGGTTGCCGGCGGCCATTGGCTTCCTCGCGGGAGGCGCCTTTTTGTGGACGGTGGACAAGATACTGCCGCACCTTCATGAGGGTTTCGCCATGTCCGAGGCCGAAGGCATCAAGACGTCTTGGCAGCGCAGCACGCTGCTTGTCCTTGCGATTACGCTGCACAATATCCCGGAAGGACTGGCGGTCGGCGTTGCCTTCGGCGCGGTGGCCCACGGTATTCCGGGCGCGGCGATGGGCGGGGCCATTGCGTTGGCCTTGGGTATCGGCCTGCAGAATTTTCCCGAAGGAGCGGCCGTCTCCATGCCTCTGCGCCGCGAAGGCGCAAGCATGAAAAAAAGTTTCTTTTGCGGGCAGCTTTCCGGCGCGGTGGAGCCGGTGGCGGGCGTCCTGGGGGCGGCGGCGGTGTTGTTCATGCGCCCCATCCTGCCGTATGCGCTGGCGTTTGCGGCCGGCGCCATGATCTTTGTCGTTGTCGAGGAACTCATCCCGGAAGCGCAGCGCAAGGGCGACACCGACATACCGACCGTCGGCGCCATGGCGGGTTTTACCATTATGATGATCCTCGATGTCGCCCTCGGATAG
- a CDS encoding TolC family protein has translation MPTLFLGALALGCVSATPRWTPDTVALPKETPEGLGVPAPIEQRAEPVPPVSAEANRVKLTRDGALITALRNNRDMDVARFGPRIGETYIPEARAAFDPTLLGTVSYGHIANPANVVAGMPGVVRATTTSSSLTLQETLPTGTRLFLSGDMAVSSRDVHQGEATIGIEQPLLKGAGLNANLVALRQARNRAAQSGHAFRAVVLATVRQVETAYWNLALANEVLAIRQFALKLADEQLQRAESLFAVGKAIEGDVAAARAEKASRGADLTDAMAAIRAQTVALVRLINPGGAQAWNVEFDLLDAPETTEVNVDADESEKLAVVYRPELAEARLAAANAELAVAGTRNDRLPQVNLVGTYGRISHGTEPGDGINHFGDTPYDNYQIGLNVRTPILNRAERARHTRSRLAAEQANRSVANVEQGIVSEVRQAAIQVARYWERIPATREAVASRTEQLRVAQGRYEAGMTTELDLMIVQRDLIQARIEEVQARVSYIQALTALYAAEGTLLERRGIALDMEEDR, from the coding sequence ATGCCAACCCTCTTTTTGGGGGCGCTGGCGTTGGGATGTGTTTCAGCAACTCCGCGTTGGACACCCGATACCGTTGCACTGCCCAAGGAAACGCCGGAGGGTCTTGGGGTTCCGGCGCCTATTGAACAAAGGGCCGAACCTGTTCCGCCTGTTTCCGCGGAAGCCAATCGGGTCAAATTGACACGTGACGGCGCGTTGATTACGGCGTTGCGGAATAATCGCGACATGGATGTTGCACGGTTTGGGCCGCGCATCGGCGAGACATATATACCGGAAGCGCGCGCCGCATTCGATCCGACTTTGCTGGGAACGGTGTCCTACGGCCACATTGCCAATCCGGCCAACGTCGTGGCCGGGATGCCAGGTGTGGTGCGCGCCACCACGACGTCTTCCTCGCTGACCCTTCAGGAAACACTTCCAACAGGAACCCGGTTGTTCCTTTCGGGCGATATGGCCGTGTCGAGCCGGGACGTGCATCAAGGGGAGGCGACCATCGGCATCGAGCAGCCGCTCCTGAAAGGCGCCGGCCTCAACGCCAACCTAGTTGCGTTACGGCAGGCCCGTAACAGGGCCGCCCAAAGCGGGCATGCGTTCAGGGCGGTCGTGCTGGCGACGGTGCGCCAGGTCGAGACGGCCTATTGGAATCTGGCGCTGGCCAACGAGGTGCTCGCCATCCGGCAGTTTGCCTTGAAACTGGCCGATGAACAACTACAACGCGCCGAAAGCCTTTTTGCCGTCGGCAAGGCCATCGAGGGCGATGTGGCGGCGGCGCGCGCCGAAAAAGCGTCGCGCGGCGCGGATTTAACCGACGCCATGGCCGCCATCCGTGCTCAGACCGTGGCGCTCGTCCGGTTGATCAATCCTGGCGGTGCGCAGGCATGGAACGTCGAATTCGACTTGCTGGACGCGCCTGAAACAACCGAGGTGAATGTGGACGCGGACGAGTCCGAAAAGTTGGCGGTTGTCTATCGCCCTGAATTGGCCGAAGCCCGACTCGCCGCCGCCAATGCGGAACTGGCTGTGGCCGGCACGCGAAACGATCGCCTTCCGCAAGTCAACCTCGTCGGAACCTACGGCCGAATCAGCCATGGAACGGAACCGGGAGACGGCATCAACCACTTCGGGGATACGCCGTACGACAACTACCAGATTGGCCTGAATGTCCGCACGCCCATCTTGAACCGCGCGGAGCGTGCGCGCCATACGCGGTCGCGATTGGCCGCCGAACAGGCCAACCGGTCGGTGGCGAACGTCGAGCAGGGCATTGTGTCCGAGGTGCGGCAGGCCGCCATTCAGGTGGCGCGGTATTGGGAACGCATTCCCGCCACCCGTGAAGCCGTTGCCAGCCGGACCGAGCAGTTGCGCGTTGCGCAGGGGCGTTATGAGGCCGGTATGACGACCGAACTGGATCTCATGATTGTCCAGCGTGATCTTATCCAGGCGCGCATCGAAGAGGTCCAAGCGCGAGTTTCCTACATACAGGCGTTGACGGCTTTGTATGCCGCGGAAGGCACGTTGCTTGAGCGGCGCGGCATCGCGCTGGACATGGAGGAAGACCGATGA
- a CDS encoding efflux RND transporter periplasmic adaptor subunit: MRRKITAVRRAPATAAIVVACVVAGLGCKPSPGGSGDPKQAAKPPALVKVAMARIQSVPILLNGIGTVVPITTIQVRAQVGGELTEVHFTEGDLVEKDQILFSIDPRPYQVALAQAEANLAKMIAMADQARAQWARDKAQAENAQAEFERNKPLLPKGMVSKEEFDKVRAAAEASKAVVAASEAAIKSAEESVRAAKVAIEDATLKLGYCTIRSPIGGRTGSLLIHAGNLVKANDAAPMVVVNQIAPIHVSFTLPERHLGAVRAAMAQGPLDVTARPQGGEGSVAEGSLTFVDNEVDQSTGTIRFKAVFPNEDGLLWPGQFVRVFLRVGAREKAVVVPSRAVQTGQQGTYVYVLKDDKTIELRPVTTGESHEDVTIITEGVAEKETVVTDGHLKLMPGATAVVADEKPPAGEKR, translated from the coding sequence ATGAGACGAAAGATAACAGCGGTACGGCGGGCGCCCGCAACGGCGGCGATAGTCGTGGCCTGTGTCGTGGCCGGGCTTGGATGCAAGCCGTCTCCTGGCGGTTCAGGCGATCCAAAGCAGGCCGCCAAGCCGCCCGCCCTAGTCAAAGTGGCCATGGCTCGCATTCAATCCGTTCCCATTCTATTGAACGGCATTGGAACCGTCGTCCCCATAACGACGATTCAAGTTCGCGCGCAGGTTGGAGGGGAATTGACGGAGGTTCATTTTACGGAGGGCGACCTTGTTGAAAAGGATCAGATACTGTTCTCGATTGATCCGCGTCCCTACCAAGTGGCGCTTGCCCAAGCCGAGGCCAATCTGGCCAAGATGATCGCCATGGCTGATCAGGCCCGTGCCCAGTGGGCCCGTGACAAGGCGCAAGCCGAAAACGCCCAGGCCGAATTCGAGCGAAACAAGCCGTTGTTGCCGAAAGGCATGGTGTCAAAGGAGGAATTCGACAAGGTCCGCGCCGCTGCGGAGGCGTCGAAGGCCGTTGTGGCCGCATCCGAGGCCGCCATCAAATCCGCCGAGGAGAGCGTTCGCGCCGCCAAGGTGGCCATTGAAGACGCAACGCTCAAACTCGGCTACTGTACCATTCGTTCGCCGATTGGCGGCCGGACCGGCAGCCTGTTGATTCATGCGGGCAACCTTGTGAAAGCCAACGACGCGGCGCCGATGGTCGTCGTCAACCAAATCGCGCCCATTCATGTGTCGTTTACCTTGCCTGAACGCCATTTGGGCGCGGTCCGGGCCGCCATGGCGCAAGGCCCCCTTGACGTCACGGCCCGGCCCCAAGGCGGGGAGGGGAGCGTTGCCGAAGGATCGTTGACGTTTGTGGACAACGAGGTAGACCAGAGCACGGGCACGATACGGTTCAAGGCCGTGTTTCCCAATGAAGACGGGTTGTTGTGGCCGGGACAGTTTGTTCGGGTCTTCCTGAGGGTCGGCGCCCGCGAAAAGGCCGTCGTCGTTCCGTCGCGCGCCGTACAGACGGGCCAGCAGGGCACGTATGTGTATGTGCTGAAAGATGACAAGACCATCGAATTGCGTCCTGTGACCACGGGAGAAAGTCATGAGGATGTAACAATCATCACGGAAGGCGTCGCGGAAAAAGAAACGGTCGTTACCGACGGCCATCTCAAACTGATGCCGGGCGCCACGGCCGTCGTCGCGGATGAAAAGCCGCCCGCGGGAGAAAAGCGGTAA
- a CDS encoding efflux RND transporter permease subunit, producing MHFSALFIRRPVMTTLVMLAIFLAGVLGYRALPVNDLPNVDFPTLTVSASLPGASPETMASSVATPLERQFSTIAGLDSMNSISALGSTQIALQFSLERNIDDAALDVQSAISAAGRDLPRDMPQPPSFRKSNPADQPILYLALSSPVLPLSEVNEWADTTIAQRISMVSGVAQVQVFGSQKYAVRVHLDPEAMAARKIGIDEVVTAIQTGNVNTPLGDLQGDAKAFVLQANGQLLDAKSYLPLIVAWRNGAPVRLEDIGTAVDSVENDRIAAWYNNERGIVLAIQRQPGTNTIAVVDAIKKLLPAFRRQIPASVKMEILFDRSESIRESVNDVKFTLVLAIALVILVIFLFLRNITATVIPSLALILSLVGTFAVMRLLDYSVDNLSLMALTLSVGFVVDDAIVMIENIVRHMEKGETPREASYRGSGEIGFTILSMTLSLTAVFIPVLFMGGLIGRLLNEFAVTISVAILISGFISLTQTPMLCSRFLRPSANASHGLLYNVLEKMFNGMLAVYDWSLRIAIRHRLITVLTLIPLLAGTLYLFRVLPKGFIPAEDTGQVVCSTEGPQGISFTDMRRHQTALAEIVAQDPAVAGFMSSVGGGGMTQGNNSGRMFMRLKPRHERDSVDDFIQRMRIKLAQEPGIRAFMQNRPSITIGGQATKSLYQFTLQSPDTDELYRFAPMLEARVRDIPGLQDVTTDLQLSNPELEIEIDRDKASALGITAAQIENALYAAYGSRQISTIFAPNNQYRVVVELKPEYRLDPHALSMLYVRSNTGRLVPVNTIASLRPSVGPLIVTHLGQLPSATLSFNLQPGFSLGEAVDKVNDVARQVLPDSITTSFQGTAQAFRSSMAGMGVLVIAAIVAIYIVLGILYESFIHPLTILSGLPAAGVGALATLLLFGAELNIFSLVGVIMLIGIVKKNAIMMVDFAIEAQKDPNVSAHDAIYHACLTRFRPIMMTTMAALMGTLPIALGMGAGSESRRPLGLAVVGGLIVSQMLTLYITPAVYLYMEAVRRRLSRNKPEKALS from the coding sequence ATGCACTTTTCCGCGTTGTTCATTCGACGGCCCGTCATGACAACCCTGGTGATGTTGGCCATATTCCTGGCCGGTGTGCTTGGGTATCGCGCGTTGCCCGTCAATGATCTTCCCAATGTGGACTTTCCCACGCTGACCGTGTCCGCCAGTTTGCCGGGGGCGAGCCCTGAAACCATGGCGTCGTCCGTCGCCACGCCACTCGAACGGCAATTCTCGACCATTGCCGGCCTTGACTCGATGAATTCGATCAGCGCGCTCGGTTCCACGCAGATCGCGCTCCAGTTCAGCCTCGAACGAAACATTGACGATGCGGCCCTCGACGTGCAGTCGGCCATCTCGGCCGCTGGACGCGACCTGCCGCGCGACATGCCCCAGCCGCCGTCGTTCCGCAAGTCCAATCCCGCCGACCAACCCATCCTCTATCTCGCGTTGAGCAGCCCGGTTCTGCCGCTGTCCGAAGTCAACGAGTGGGCCGACACCACCATCGCGCAGCGTATTTCGATGGTCAGCGGCGTCGCGCAAGTGCAGGTGTTCGGCTCCCAGAAATACGCGGTTCGGGTCCATCTCGATCCAGAGGCGATGGCCGCGCGCAAAATCGGCATTGATGAGGTCGTGACCGCGATTCAAACCGGAAATGTGAATACCCCGTTGGGGGATTTGCAGGGTGACGCAAAGGCCTTTGTTTTACAGGCCAATGGCCAGTTGTTGGATGCGAAGTCCTATCTGCCCTTGATTGTGGCATGGCGAAACGGCGCGCCTGTGCGCCTGGAAGACATCGGCACGGCGGTGGATAGCGTTGAAAACGACCGTATCGCAGCATGGTACAACAACGAGCGGGGCATCGTCCTTGCCATCCAAAGACAGCCCGGCACAAATACCATTGCCGTCGTGGACGCCATCAAAAAACTGCTGCCCGCGTTTCGCCGGCAGATCCCGGCGTCCGTGAAAATGGAGATCCTTTTCGACCGGTCCGAGTCCATTCGCGAATCGGTGAACGACGTCAAATTCACCCTTGTGCTGGCGATTGCGCTCGTCATACTGGTCATTTTTTTGTTTCTGCGCAATATCACGGCGACCGTCATTCCGAGCCTCGCACTGATTCTCTCGCTCGTGGGCACGTTTGCCGTCATGCGCCTGCTCGACTACAGCGTGGACAACCTTTCGCTCATGGCGCTGACGCTCAGCGTGGGGTTCGTCGTGGACGATGCGATCGTCATGATCGAAAACATCGTCCGGCACATGGAAAAAGGCGAAACGCCCCGGGAGGCCTCCTATCGCGGTTCGGGCGAAATCGGGTTTACGATTCTTTCGATGACTCTCTCGCTGACGGCCGTTTTCATTCCGGTCCTGTTCATGGGCGGACTCATCGGACGCCTCCTCAATGAGTTCGCCGTGACCATCAGCGTCGCCATTCTCATTTCCGGATTCATCTCGCTGACGCAGACGCCGATGTTGTGCAGCCGTTTTCTTCGGCCAAGCGCCAACGCCTCGCACGGCCTGCTGTACAACGTGCTCGAAAAGATGTTCAACGGCATGTTGGCGGTGTACGACTGGAGCCTTCGGATCGCCATCCGCCATCGCCTGATTACGGTCCTTACGCTCATCCCGTTGCTCGCGGGAACCCTTTACCTGTTTCGCGTTCTGCCGAAAGGCTTCATTCCAGCCGAAGACACCGGGCAAGTGGTGTGTTCCACCGAGGGTCCCCAAGGGATTTCCTTCACGGACATGCGGCGTCACCAGACGGCCCTTGCCGAAATCGTCGCGCAGGATCCGGCCGTGGCCGGTTTCATGTCGTCCGTCGGGGGCGGCGGCATGACGCAAGGCAACAATTCGGGCCGGATGTTCATGCGCTTGAAACCTCGCCACGAACGGGATTCCGTGGACGATTTTATCCAGCGAATGCGCATCAAACTCGCGCAGGAGCCCGGCATTCGCGCCTTCATGCAGAATCGCCCCAGCATCACCATCGGCGGCCAGGCGACAAAAAGCCTTTACCAATTCACGCTGCAATCGCCCGACACGGACGAACTTTACCGCTTTGCGCCCATGCTGGAAGCCCGGGTGCGCGATATTCCCGGCCTACAGGACGTAACCACGGATCTGCAACTGTCCAATCCGGAACTTGAAATCGAAATTGATCGCGACAAGGCCTCGGCGCTCGGCATTACCGCCGCACAAATTGAAAACGCATTGTATGCGGCGTACGGTTCGCGACAGATATCCACTATCTTCGCGCCCAACAACCAATATCGCGTTGTCGTCGAACTCAAGCCCGAATACCGGCTTGATCCCCATGCGCTTTCGATGCTTTATGTCCGTTCCAATACGGGTCGCCTTGTTCCCGTCAACACGATTGCGTCGCTTCGCCCATCCGTGGGACCCCTTATCGTTACCCACCTCGGCCAGCTTCCATCCGCCACCCTATCCTTCAACCTCCAGCCCGGATTTTCCTTGGGCGAAGCCGTTGACAAGGTCAATGACGTTGCCCGGCAAGTGCTGCCGGACTCCATTACAACCAGTTTCCAGGGCACGGCGCAGGCGTTTCGTTCTTCGATGGCCGGCATGGGGGTTCTGGTGATCGCCGCCATTGTCGCCATCTACATCGTCCTCGGCATCCTGTACGAAAGTTTCATCCATCCCCTCACGATTCTTTCCGGATTGCCCGCCGCCGGCGTCGGCGCGCTTGCCACCCTGTTGTTGTTCGGCGCGGAACTCAATATTTTCTCCCTCGTCGGCGTGATCATGCTTATCGGCATTGTGAAGAAAAACGCCATCATGATGGTGGACTTTGCCATCGAGGCGCAAAAAGACCCCAACGTCAGCGCGCATGACGCCATCTATCACGCCTGCCTCACGCGGTTCCGACCCATCATGATGACGACCATGGCCGCCCTGATGGGCACCTTGCCGATTGCGCTCGGTATGGGCGCCGGATCCGAATCGCGCCGTCCGCTCGGACTCGCCGTTGTCGGCGGATTGATCGTTTCCCAGATGCTTACGCTCTATATCACCCCCGCCGTGTATCTTTACATGGAAGCTGTGCGCCGGCGGCTTTCGCGCAATAAACCGGAAAAGGCCCTTTCATAA
- a CDS encoding glycosyltransferase family 9 protein, producing the protein MAVLSEKSVLAIVPNWLGDVAMCTPALRAMHRRFGAFTVAGVPSACDLLEGLPWFRRIVPFPAHAPLSALVRTAIKLRPFARDLTVVFPHSFRAALLARLTGSRRRVGYACNGRTVLLTRAVAFPREEGKRVPIYTAEEYLRLVAKIGCEDDKGGLELHADPVEAGRIRSLFQGGGPRIGIAPGAAFGPSKRWPVERFAAVADALYNDVSAECLLLTGPGEDALRRQFLEAAKNPVVQLDGQGSVGRLKAAISQLDLLIGNDSGPRHVAIAFHVPVLCIMGPTSPLYTHSPYERGRVVRVDVDCGPCQKPVCETDHRCMTRITVETVVETAKDILAIR; encoded by the coding sequence ATGGCTGTGTTATCCGAAAAATCCGTCCTTGCGATCGTGCCGAACTGGCTGGGCGACGTGGCGATGTGCACGCCCGCGCTTCGGGCTATGCACCGGCGTTTCGGCGCTTTCACGGTCGCGGGTGTTCCGTCGGCGTGCGATTTGCTCGAAGGGCTTCCGTGGTTTCGCCGGATTGTTCCCTTTCCGGCGCACGCCCCGCTGTCCGCGCTGGTGCGCACCGCGATCAAGTTGCGGCCCTTTGCCCGCGATTTGACGGTGGTGTTTCCGCATTCATTTCGCGCGGCCCTGCTTGCGCGGCTCACGGGATCGCGCCGCCGCGTGGGGTATGCCTGCAACGGACGGACCGTCTTGCTCACGCGAGCGGTCGCGTTTCCGCGCGAAGAGGGCAAACGGGTTCCCATCTATACAGCGGAGGAATACCTTCGCCTCGTCGCAAAGATCGGATGCGAAGACGATAAAGGCGGACTTGAACTGCATGCGGATCCCGTGGAAGCCGGGCGAATCCGATCGCTGTTCCAGGGGGGCGGACCGCGCATTGGCATTGCGCCCGGCGCGGCCTTCGGCCCAAGCAAACGCTGGCCCGTCGAACGGTTTGCGGCGGTGGCGGACGCGCTTTACAACGACGTGTCCGCCGAATGCCTGTTGCTGACCGGCCCGGGTGAAGACGCACTCAGGCGGCAGTTTCTCGAGGCCGCAAAAAATCCCGTCGTTCAACTCGATGGCCAAGGATCGGTCGGGCGTCTCAAGGCCGCGATCTCGCAACTCGATCTCCTCATCGGCAACGACAGCGGGCCGCGCCATGTCGCCATCGCCTTCCATGTGCCCGTACTCTGCATCATGGGACCCACTTCACCCCTTTATACCCACAGCCCATACGAACGCGGTCGCGTCGTCCGGGTGGATGTAGACTGCGGCCCGTGCCAGAAACCCGTCTGCGAAACCGATCACCGGTGCATGACCCGTATCACTGTGGAGACCGTCGTCGAAACCGCGAAAGACATTCTTGCAATTCGGTAA
- a CDS encoding SDR family oxidoreductase — protein MPDKVVLFTGAGGFLGRYILRHYLDETDYDLYLLEQGPFLNRLKAHLDATVKDPKRRAAARVIDGDITKPGLGLDPALQDELRGRVTHAIHLAALYNLSVTRDVAMRINVDGTKNLLDFLETIGPFKKLAHTSTLAVAGTHVGAFSEDDFDKGQKFKNYYEETKFLSEKLVRERWMDKVPAVVMRPSVVVGDSKTGYIEKIDGPYYAMITVARGLHWMVPDSGPTKCHIAPVDFVTDGFFALFEKGDAPPGTVYSLMDPNPITYNDFLDLICDRWPKRRPLFHVSPRLMAPIARTKLFEILTGIPWTAFLYAGQPIDYNLEKSTAALARLGISCPPVSSYVDVMIRYFREHYHDANVRRENWWK, from the coding sequence ATGCCGGACAAAGTCGTGTTGTTTACGGGCGCGGGCGGTTTCCTGGGGCGCTATATCCTGCGCCATTATCTCGACGAGACGGATTACGATCTTTATCTGCTTGAACAGGGGCCGTTTCTCAACAGACTTAAGGCGCATTTGGATGCAACGGTCAAGGATCCGAAACGTCGCGCGGCGGCGCGGGTCATTGACGGCGACATCACAAAACCGGGGCTTGGCCTCGACCCGGCCCTGCAGGATGAACTCCGCGGGCGCGTTACGCATGCCATCCATTTGGCCGCGCTGTACAACCTCTCCGTAACACGGGACGTCGCCATGCGCATCAATGTGGACGGCACGAAAAACCTGCTCGATTTCCTGGAAACGATAGGGCCGTTTAAAAAACTCGCCCACACGAGCACGCTGGCTGTCGCGGGGACGCACGTGGGGGCGTTTTCGGAGGATGATTTCGACAAAGGGCAAAAGTTCAAGAACTATTACGAGGAAACGAAATTCCTCAGCGAGAAACTCGTGCGCGAACGTTGGATGGACAAGGTTCCCGCAGTGGTCATGCGGCCGTCGGTGGTCGTGGGCGACTCGAAGACAGGATATATCGAAAAGATTGACGGGCCGTACTACGCGATGATCACGGTCGCGCGCGGGCTGCACTGGATGGTGCCGGATTCCGGCCCGACCAAATGCCACATTGCGCCGGTGGACTTTGTGACGGACGGATTTTTCGCGCTTTTTGAAAAGGGGGACGCGCCTCCGGGAACGGTCTATTCGCTGATGGATCCGAATCCGATCACGTATAACGACTTTTTGGATTTGATCTGCGACCGGTGGCCGAAACGCCGGCCCTTGTTCCACGTGTCCCCGCGTTTGATGGCGCCCATAGCGCGCACGAAATTGTTCGAGATACTGACCGGTATCCCGTGGACGGCGTTTCTCTACGCGGGACAGCCGATTGACTACAATCTGGAAAAGAGCACGGCGGCGCTGGCGCGTCTGGGCATAAGTTGCCCGCCGGTGTCTTCGTATGTGGATGTCATGATTCGGTACTTCCGCGAACATTATCACGACGCGAATGTGCGCCGGGAAAACTGGTGGAAATAG
- a CDS encoding GMC family oxidoreductase → MKTMTYYCKAAVIGTGAGGAVAGATLAEAGIDTILVEQGGVHGTAGHQGVLDGLTNMYADAAMTVALGRPFIPMPIGKAVGGSTIINSSTCFRPPRDRVAAWGGPSYEELEPFFSDIEESISVTTVDTEILGGNGRILKRGCDALGVELKPLRHNIRDCKGRGQCQYGCPEGAKQSMEKNFIPRALGAGARLLAGRRVDRLLMNDGKAVGVAGQGPEGRFEIRADVIVLAMGAFQTPAFLLRNDVANSSERVGRGLHVHPATRVLAEMDEIVDGFKGLPQGAYVDRWADRGIMLEGIFTPPGLMIAGAPGAGHALKNLAADYRRLSGFGVMVADTASGRVLRGRFGLPFIVLYQTSRRDAETMRFGIARLAEIFFAAGAKRVFTNFLPMMSLESPGDLKAFESAPVKPSYLEMMAFHPLGTCRMGSSPADSVVDFDLAAHDVPNLYIMDGSVVPGSLGVNPQITIMGLALRAARRLAARLRA, encoded by the coding sequence ATGAAGACCATGACCTATTATTGCAAAGCGGCCGTTATTGGAACGGGTGCGGGCGGGGCCGTGGCCGGCGCCACGCTGGCCGAAGCCGGCATTGACACCATTCTTGTCGAACAGGGCGGCGTCCACGGCACCGCCGGGCACCAAGGAGTCCTCGACGGTCTCACGAACATGTACGCCGACGCCGCGATGACCGTGGCGCTTGGGCGCCCGTTCATTCCCATGCCCATCGGAAAGGCCGTGGGCGGTTCGACCATTATCAATAGTTCGACCTGTTTTCGTCCGCCGCGCGACCGGGTTGCGGCGTGGGGGGGGCCTTCTTACGAGGAACTGGAACCGTTTTTTTCGGACATTGAGGAGAGCATTTCCGTAACGACCGTGGACACGGAAATCCTGGGCGGAAACGGCCGTATCCTCAAGCGCGGATGTGACGCCCTCGGCGTCGAACTGAAGCCGTTGCGACACAATATTCGCGACTGCAAGGGGCGCGGCCAGTGCCAGTACGGTTGTCCCGAAGGCGCCAAGCAGAGTATGGAAAAGAATTTTATTCCGCGAGCGCTGGGGGCGGGCGCCCGGCTTCTAGCAGGGCGCCGGGTGGACCGGCTTCTGATGAATGACGGGAAGGCGGTGGGAGTGGCCGGCCAAGGCCCGGAGGGGCGATTTGAGATTCGAGCGGACGTCATCGTGCTTGCGATGGGCGCGTTTCAGACCCCGGCGTTTCTGTTGCGGAACGATGTGGCCAACTCATCGGAACGCGTGGGACGCGGCTTGCATGTGCATCCAGCAACCCGGGTATTGGCCGAGATGGACGAAATCGTGGACGGGTTCAAGGGGTTGCCCCAAGGAGCCTATGTTGACCGCTGGGCCGATCGCGGCATCATGCTGGAAGGCATTTTTACACCGCCCGGCCTCATGATTGCCGGCGCGCCCGGCGCGGGCCATGCCCTCAAGAATCTCGCGGCCGATTACCGGCGCCTGTCCGGATTCGGCGTGATGGTTGCCGATACGGCGTCGGGCCGCGTGTTGCGGGGGCGCTTCGGCCTGCCCTTTATTGTGCTGTATCAGACAAGCCGGCGCGACGCGGAAACGATGCGGTTCGGCATTGCGCGGCTGGCCGAAATCTTTTTTGCCGCCGGAGCCAAAAGGGTCTTCACCAATTTCCTTCCCATGATGTCCCTTGAATCGCCCGGCGATCTCAAGGCGTTCGAGTCCGCGCCCGTGAAACCGTCCTATCTCGAAATGATGGCGTTTCACCCGCTCGGCACGTGCCGCATGGGTTCATCGCCCGCCGATTCGGTCGTTGATTTCGACTTGGCCGCCCACGACGTTCCCAATCTCTACATTATGGACGGCTCGGTGGTGCCCGGTTCGCTGGGCGTCAATCCGCAAATTACCATCATGGGCCTTGCGCTTCGCGCCGCGCGCCGTCTGGCTGCACGATTGCGCGCATAA
- a CDS encoding cell division protein ZapA, with amino-acid sequence MKPETVEVVVGRMRLNVPVFTDEETTLRIAEQVNARLEEIEKKSPRVDSLLTALSAAMSFACELENERIQAEKAIKQAEEDYEAQQREFFHALNRIAHALREESGDET; translated from the coding sequence ATGAAACCGGAGACCGTTGAAGTCGTCGTGGGCCGCATGCGTCTTAACGTTCCGGTTTTCACCGACGAGGAGACCACCCTACGCATTGCCGAACAGGTCAATGCCCGTCTTGAAGAAATCGAGAAAAAAAGTCCCCGCGTGGATAGTCTGCTGACAGCCCTGTCCGCGGCAATGTCCTTTGCGTGCGAACTCGAAAACGAACGGATCCAAGCCGAGAAAGCGATCAAACAGGCCGAGGAAGATTACGAGGCCCAACAGCGCGAGTTCTTTCACGCCCTCAATCGCATCGCCCATGCGCTCCGGGAAGAATCCGGCGACGAAACGTAA